Proteins found in one Lagopus muta isolate bLagMut1 chromosome 18, bLagMut1 primary, whole genome shotgun sequence genomic segment:
- the ADPRM gene encoding manganese-dependent ADP-ribose/CDP-alcohol diphosphatase: VARPFRPRAAAAMEDAPRFSFGVIADVQYADAEDGRDFWGCRRRYYRHSLRLLRAAVEAWAAERPPPAFVLQLGDCIDGVNARSGSAEAEAALARVLAALGRLRVPVHHAWGNHELYNFARARLAQSGLCSRPPPGPGPPAAPPGDCHAYHFCPAPRFRFVLLDGYELSPLGRDADSPRHRAALRLLREKNRNADLNSPAGLEEPQFVEFNGGFSQAQLDWFDDVLRFSDENHEKVVVMGHLPIHPDASDKVCLAWNYRDALSVIHSHQCVVCFLAGHLHDGGYCLDSHGVHHLTLEGVIETPPESNAFGTIYVYDDKMVLKGRGRISDRVMCF; this comes from the exons GTAGCCCGCCCCTTCCGGCCCCGGGCGGCGGCCGCCATGGAGGACGCCCCGCGCTTCTCCTTCGGGGTCATCGCGGACGTGCAGTACGCGGACGCGGAGGACGGCCGCGATTTCTGGGGCTGCCGCCGGCGGTACTACCGGCACAGCCTCCGCCTGCTGCGGGCCGCCGTGGAGGCTTGGGCCGCCGAGCGGCCGCCGCCCGCCTTCGTGCTGCAGCTGGGCGACTGCATCGACGGCGTCAACGCGCGGAGCGGCTCCGCCGAGGCGGAGGCGGCGCTGGCGCGGGTGCTGGCGGCGCTGGGACGGCTGCGGGTGCCGGTGCATCACGCCTGGGGCAACCACGAGCTGTACAACTTCGCCCGGGCCCGCCTGGCGCAGAGCGGCCTCTgcagccgcccgccgccgggccccggcccgcccgccgcgccgcccggcGATTGCCACGCGTACCACTTCTGCCCGGCGCCGCGCTTCCGCTTCGTGCTGCTGGACGGCTACGAGCTGAGCCCGCTGGGCCGGGACGCCGACAGCCCCCGGCACCGGGCGGCCCTGCGGCTGCTGAGGGAGAAGAACCGCAACGCGGACCTCAACAGCCCCGCAG GACTGGAAGAACCTCAGTTCGTAGAATTCAATGGAGGATTTAGCCAAGCCCAGCTGGACTGGTTCGATGACGTACTCAGGTTCTCCGATGAAAACCATGAAAAAGTTGTCGTTATGG gTCATCTGCCCATTCACCCAGATGCTTCAGACAAAGTTTGCCTAGCCTGGAATTACAGAGATGCCCTTTCTGTCATACACTCTCATCAGTGTGTGGTCTGCTTTCTTGCAGGGCACCTGCACGATGGTGGCTACTGTTTAGACTCACATGGCGTTCATCATCTTACTTTGGAGGGGGTTATTGAAACTCCACCTGAAAGCAATGCCTTTGGAACTATTTATGTCTATGATGATAAAATGGTATTAAAGGGAAGGGGCAGAATTTCAGACAGAGTGATGTGTTTCTGA
- the TMEM220 gene encoding transmembrane protein 220 — MSPTKLRPEAPHLHIFKIPPGVESLQFASLKSYRALFHVYFLRQLSTFPSWYTIYCRNTKMLARGMSGRLQSITPPAAGLSAPAAQSSAQPSLGNLQGLRSHNPPRHPLPAARPRQDEGRPARPPPEAESRAAMAGLPWRLCNLLMAAFFGLAAVVQVNDPDAGLWVVVYLVPAALTLFVVLNPLVTENFFWRSLCDLHSAGCIIGAISLAYSLFAYTQGNILHEEEGRELFGLVIITTWMSLCRSSAKNPLGGIHLTAAILVALFPFVSWLYIYVNKEMRESWPEHCKTVI; from the exons ATGTCTCCTACTAAACTACGTCCTGAAGCACCGCATCTGCACATCTTCAAAATACCTCCAGGGGTGGAGAGTTTGCAGTTCGCTTCACTGAAGTCTTACCGTGcactttttcatgtttatttccTCAGACAATTATCTACTTTTCCTTCCTGGTACACGATTTATTGCAGAAACACGAAAATGCTGGCACGAGGGATGTCAGGACGGCTCCAGTCCATCACCCCACCCGCAGCAGGATTATCGGCACcagcagcccagagctcagcccagccAAGCCTCGGAAACCTCCAGGGTTTGAGGTCCCACAACCCGCCGAGACACCCGCTGCCGGCCGCGCGGCCCCGGCAGGACGAAGGGCGGCCGGCCCGCCCCCCGCCGGAGGCGGAGAGCCGTGCCGCCATGGCGGGGCTGCCGTGGAGGCTCTGCAACCTTCTTATGGCCGCCTTCTTCGGGCTGGCGGCCGTCGTGCAG GTGAACGATCCCGACGCTGGGCTGTGGGTG GTTGTCTACTTGGTGCCGGCTGCCCTTACGCTGTTTGTTGTCCTTAACCCTTTGGTAACAG aaaactttttttggAGGAGCCTCTGTGACCTTCATTCTGCTGGCTGTATTATTGGGGCCATTTCCTTGGCTTACTCTTTGTTTGCATATACTCAAGGAAACATCTTGCATGAAGAGGAGGGCAG AGAGTTGTTTGGTCTGGTGATCATTACAACATGGATGAGTCTTTGTCGCAGTTCAGCAAA GAATCCGCTGGGTGGAATTCATCTGACTGCTGCGATCTTGGTTGCTCTCTTCCCCTTCGTTTCATGGCTGTACATTTATGTGAACAAAGAGATGCGAGAATCTTGGCCAGAACACTGTAAAACTGTGATTTGA